One genomic window of Ziziphus jujuba cultivar Dongzao chromosome 4, ASM3175591v1 includes the following:
- the LOC125422113 gene encoding protein PIN-LIKES 2-like, with amino-acid sequence MEFNILAVMKQRDIKSEGGDVLNAVLPLLKLLSLAVIGLLIAHPKIQLVPKATLKLLSKLVFALFLPCLIFTNLGPSITLKNLTLWWFIPVNVLLITTIGCILGLLVAIICRPPPQYYRFTVIMTAFENTGNLPLSIVTSVCHSQDNPFGPKRHVSGVAYVAFSQWASAILVYTLVYHMMEPPLEYYEIIEENAQIEIEELSVNDLSGPLLVEAEWPGMEDNETEHCKTPFIARLFNDISGVSNMNNPEFESSDDESPGCNTESIRCLAEPKMVRKIRIVAESTPISHILQPPIIIPLLAIVIRVFPGLKAFVFGADAVLSFITDSLAILADAMVPSAMVVLGGMLAEGPNESNLGVRTTIGIIVARLLVLPLVGIGVVLLADRWNLLVPGDQLYKLVLLLQYTTPSAILLGAIVRLRGYAVREASALLFWQHVFAVFSLSLYIILYFKILLAYI; translated from the coding sequence atggaGTTCAACATCCTTGCCGTTATGAAGCAACGAGATATAAAATCTGAAGGTGGAGATGTGCTTAATGCAGTACTTCCATTGTTAAAGCTCCTCTCTCTTGCTGTGATTGGCTTGCTTATTGCCCACCCAAAAATCCAACTTGTCCCAAAAGCAACTCTCAAGCTTCTAAGCAAACTTGTCTTTGCTCTGTTTTTGCCCTGCCTCATTTTCACCAACCTCGGTCCATCCATTACTCTCAAGAATTTAACCCTCTGGTGGTTCATCCCTGTCAATGTTCTCCTCATCACTACCATTGGCTGCATATTGGGATTGCTGGTGGCCATCATTTGCCGTCCGCCACCTCAATATTACCGGTTCACCGTCATCATGACGGCGTTCGAGAACACGGGTAATCTCCCTCTATCCATTGTTACATCTGTGTGCCACAGCCAGGACAACCCATTTGGTCCAAAACGCCATGTCTCTGGTGTGGCTTATGTTGCTTTCTCTCAATGGGCCTCTGCTATCCTTGTTTACACCCTTGTTTACCATATGATGGAGCCGCCATTGGAATACTACGAAATCATCGAGGAAAATGCTCAGATTGAGATTGAGGAATTGTCTGTTAATGATCTTAGCGGGCCACTCCTTGTTGAAGCTGAATGGCCTGGAATGGAAGACAACGAAACTGAACACTGCAAGACACCCTTTATAGCCAGGCTTTTCAATGACATCTCAGGTGTTTCAAATATGAATAACCCAGAATTCGAATCCTCGGACGACGAAAGTCCGGGTTGTAATACTGAATCCATTAGATGTTTGGCAGAGCCTAAGATGGTGAGAAAGATAAGGATAGTTGCGGAAAGCACTCCAATCAGCCACATTCTTCAGCCTCCGATAATTATTCCTCTGTTGGCCATTGTCATCAGAGTATTTCCCGGGTTGAAAGCATTTGTTTTCGGAGCTGATGCTGTGCTTTCTTTCATAACGGATAGTCTAGCGATTCTAGCAGATGCAATGGTGCCTTCTGCTATGGTTGTTCTTGGAGGAATGCTTGCCGAGGGACCAAATGAATCTAATCTTGGAGTAAGGACAACAATTGGTATCATTGTTGCAAGGCTTTTGGTGCTTCCTTTGGTTGGAATTGGAGTGGTACTTTTGGCTGACAGATGGAATTTGTTGGTACCTGGTGACCAATTATATAAACTTGTTCTTTTGTTGCAATACACAACGCCAAGTGCTATATTGTTGGGAGCAATTGTAAGGCTAAGGGGTTATGCAGTGAGAGAAGCTTCAGCACTGCTGTTCTGGCAGCATGTTTTTGCTGTTTTCTCTCTTTCATTGTATATAATTCTTTACTTTAAAATATTGCTAGCTTATATTTAA